The Mycolicibacterium brumae DNA window GATCCCAAGCACCGGAAGGCCGAAGGATTCGGCGACCGCAGTCGGTCCGGCGACCGCGACGACGTCGTCGCGGGGCACGTCGGCCGCGGCGCCCACCGCGGGCCCGTCGGTGCGGACTCCGTCGCGGTAGCGCGCCCAGTACACCTCGCGGCGACGCGCGTCGGTGACGACGAGCACCTCGCCGGCGGTCCCGACGCCGATGCCGTCCAGGCTGCACACCCCGCGCACCGGCCGTCCCAGCGCCTGCGCGAACGCCGCGCCGGTGGCCATGCCGACCCGCAGCCCGGTGAACGGACCCGGCCCGCAGCCCACCACCACGGCATCCAGGTCGCCCATGCTCAGCCCGGCGTCATCGAGGGCGGCAAGGACATTCGGGGTCAACTGCTCGGCGTGCGCCCGCGGGTCGACGGTGATCCGCTGCGCCAGCAACTCGCGGCTGTCCTCGTCCATCCGCACCACACCGGCGGTGACCGCGGGCGTCGCGGTGTCCAGGGCCAGCACGATCCGGCTCATTGCGGCGCTCCCCAACTCCATCGGGCCGTGCGTTCGTCGGAGTCCGGGGCCCGCTCCAGCCGGACATCGAGGTGGTGATCGGAGAGCCGCTCGGCGAGCCCCTCACCCCACTCGACCACCACCACCGCCTCGGTCAATTCGGTGTCCAGGTCCAGCGAGTCGAGTTCGCCGAGCAGATCGGCGCCCGCCTCCAGCAGCCGGTACACGTCGACGTGGATCAGATCCGGCGCGCCGGTCCGGCGGGCGGGGTGCACCCGGGCCAGCACGTAGCTGGGCGAGGTGATCGGCCCCTCGACGTCCATCGACTCGGCGATTCCCTTGGTCAGCAAGGTTTTTCCGGCGCCCAGCGGACCGGACAGCACCACCACGTCACCGGCGGTCAGGCCGGCGCCGATCCGGGCGCCCAGCGCCAGGGTGTCCTCGGGGGCGGGCAGCGTCGCCGCGCCGTCGGCGATCCGCGCGTTCACCGTCGCCACCGCCGGACCCAGCGGCGCGGCCGGGTGGCGATCCGCACCTCGCTGAACCGGAGCCGCTCGGCCAGCACCGTCAACTTCTTGCGGCCGACGCGGGCCACCAGCCGCTCCAGCGCCTCGTTGACGATCTCGGGCTGCTCCAGCTGCACCATGTGCCCGGCGCCGTCCACCAGCAGCAGTTCGGCCTTGGGCAGCATGGAGGCCATATCCTCGGAATGCTCCGGGGTGGTCAGCACATCGGCTGTGCCACACGCGATCAGCGTCGGGATCCGGGCCAGCGCGATCAGCCCCGCGGTCTCGTTGTGCACGCCGAGCGCGTGCAGGAATCCGACCATGGTCGGCACCGGGGTGGTGTGGGTCATGTCCTCGGTGTAACGGACCACGGTGGGGCTGACTGCCTCGTCGCCGAAGGACGCGGCCTGCAGCACCGGCGCCAGGATCGACCGGGCCAGGCCGCGTCCGCGGTGCACCAGGCCGGGAACGTACCGGGCGGTGAACCGGGCGGCCTCCAACGCCGGGTTCTGCAGGATCTCCCCCAGCGGCGAGCGCGAGATGCCTTCGGCCGCCGAGGAGATGATCGCCGCGCCGACGATATTGCGGCCGTAGCGATCCGGGTACTGGCGGGCGTGGGAGAGCACCGTCATACCGCCCATGGAATGGCCGACCAGCACCACTTCGCCGCGTGGCGCGAGCACCGTCAGCACCGTCTCCAGATCCCGGCCCAGTTGCTCGATGGTGTAGTCGCGGGGCCGTCCGGCGGTGGACTCGCCGTGCCCGCGCTGGTCGTAGAACACCATCCGGACCTGGTCGCCCCACACCTCGGTCATATCGCGGCGCTGAAAGTGATAGGCGCGCATGCTGTTACAGAAGCCGTGCGCGAACACCACGGTGACCCGCGCGTCGGACGGGCCGACTTCGCGAACCTTCAGGTCCACCCCGTCGGGCGTGGTGAGCACCGAGGTGCGATCACCTTCGAAGACGCCGAAGTCCTCGCCGTGGTGGGGGTCTGCGAGGCGCGCCCGCCGGTTCACCGCCCGCCGGGCCGTCGACCGTCCGGCGATCACGCCGACCGCGCCGAGCCCCGCGGCGCCGGCGCGCCAGCGGCGACTGCCGCTCACCGCAAACCACCGCCGCGGTAGGCGCGCGACACCCGCCAGCGCGGGCTGCACAACACCTCGTAGTCGATGGTGCCGATCAGCGCGGCGACCTCGGTCGCGCTCGCCTCGCCGTCGGCGCCGGGGCCGAACAGGATCGCCGCGTCGCCCTCGGCCACCCCCGTCGGGACCGGCCCGAGGTCGACGACGAACTGGTCCATGCAGATCCGCCCGACGTTCGGGTAGCGGCGTCCGTTGATCGCGACCTGCAGGCGTCCGCTGAGCCCGCGGAACACGCCGTCGGCGTAGCCGAGCGGGATCAGCGCGACGGTGGTGTCGCGCGGCGCGGTCCAGGTGTGCCCGTAGGAGACGCCGCTGCCCGCGCTGACCGGTTTCACCATGGCCACCGGCGCGCTCAGCGTCATGGCCGGGGTCAGCGCGGCCTCGACGTAACCGGCCACCGGGTTCATCCCGTACACCGAGATGCCGGTGCGGACCAGGTCGAAGGCCAGGTCCGGCCGGGCCAGGGTGGCCGCCGAGTTGGCCAGGTGCGCCGTCTCGAACACCACCCCGCGCCGGCGCGCGGCCGCGATGATCTCGGTGAAACGGGCGGCCTGGGCGTCGTTGGCGGGGTGCGACGGCTCGTCGGCGCAGGCCAGGTGCGACATCACGCCGCGCAACCGGACGGCGCCGGTCGCGGCCGCGGCGCCGAGCGCGTCGATCAGTTCGTCGACATCGGCGGCGGCCGCCCCGGAGCGATTCAGCCCGGTGTCGACCTTCACGGTCAGCACGGCGGTCACCCCGGTGCGCGCTGTGGCGTCGAGCACATCGCGCAGCTGACGCAGGTTCGTCACACCAAGCTGCACATCGGCGGTCAGTGCCGGCGCGAAGTCGGTTCCGGGCGGGTGCAGCCAGGCCAGCAGTGGCCCGGCGACCCCGTCGGCACGCAACGTCAGCGCCTCGCCGAGGGTGGCGACACCCAGCTCGGCGGCCCCGGCGGCCAGCGCCGCGCGCGCCACGGCGGCAGCGCCGTGGCCGTACCCGTCGGCCTTGACCACCGCCATGACCTGCGCGGATCCGGCGAACTCACGCAGCGTCGCGACATTGGCGGCGATCGCGTCGAGATCGACAAGGGCCGTCGGGGTCACCGACGGCGCAGTGGAGTGGCCCAGTTGGGCGGGTTCAGTAGTCACCGTCGGCCATTGTCCCAGGCGCGCGGTCAGTGGGCGAAATGCTCCTCGACGGCGAAGCCGCCGGGCTTGAGTCTGTCGAGTTTGGCCAGCACCGCCTCCAGGTCTTCGTACATCGCGCGGGCCAGGTTCGCCGAGAAGCCCTCGCGTACCACGATCCGCAGCACCGCCAGGTCGGTGGCGTCGGCGGGCATGGTGTAGGCCGGGACCTGCCAGCCGTACTCGCGCAGGCCCGCGGAGATGTCGAACACCGTGAAGCCTGGGTCGCCGATCAACTTGAACGCCAACACCGGCAACACCGAGCCGTCGGTGATGACCTCGAAGCGGCCCGACCCGGCCAGTCGGTGCGACAGCCACTGCGCGGTTTCGCTCAGCGCTCGCATCACCTGGGCGTAGCCGTCGCGGCCGAGCCGCAGGAAGTTGTAGTACTGGCCGACAACCTGGTTTCCCGGCCGGGAGAAGTTCAGCGTGAACGTCGGCATGTCGCCGCCGAGGTAGTTCACCCGGAACACCAGCTCCTCGGGCAGCGCCGCGGCGTTGCGCCACACCACGAAACCGATTCCGGGATAGGTCAATCCGTACTTGTGTCCGCTGACGTTGATGGAGGCGACCCGGGGCAGCCGGAAGTCCCACACCAGATCCGGGTTCAGGAACGGGACGACGAATCCGCCGCTGGCGGCGTCGACGTGCACCGGCACGTCCCGATCGGGTTCAGAGGCGGCGAGCTTGTCCAGCGCGGCGCAGATCTCCTCCACCGGCTCCAGCTCACCGGTGTAGGTGGTGCCCAGGATGGCGACCACCCCGATGGTGTCCTCGTCGACGGCGTCGACCACCTGCTCCGGGGTGATCGTGTAGCGGTCCTCGGCCATCGGCAGGTAGCGCGGCTCG harbors:
- the alr gene encoding alanine racemase — its product is MTTEPAQLGHSTAPSVTPTALVDLDAIAANVATLREFAGSAQVMAVVKADGYGHGAAAVARAALAAGAAELGVATLGEALTLRADGVAGPLLAWLHPPGTDFAPALTADVQLGVTNLRQLRDVLDATARTGVTAVLTVKVDTGLNRSGAAAADVDELIDALGAAAATGAVRLRGVMSHLACADEPSHPANDAQAARFTEIIAAARRRGVVFETAHLANSAATLARPDLAFDLVRTGISVYGMNPVAGYVEAALTPAMTLSAPVAMVKPVSAGSGVSYGHTWTAPRDTTVALIPLGYADGVFRGLSGRLQVAINGRRYPNVGRICMDQFVVDLGPVPTGVAEGDAAILFGPGADGEASATEVAALIGTIDYEVLCSPRWRVSRAYRGGGLR
- the tsaE gene encoding tRNA (adenosine(37)-N6)-threonylcarbamoyltransferase complex ATPase subunit type 1 TsaE, with translation MNARIADGAATLPAPEDTLALGARIGAGLTAGDVVVLSGPLGAGKTLLTKGIAESMDVEGPITSPSYVLARVHPARRTGAPDLIHVDVYRLLEAGADLLGELDSLDLDTELTEAVVVVEWGEGLAERLSDHHLDVRLERAPDSDERTARWSWGAPQ
- a CDS encoding alpha/beta fold hydrolase, producing the protein MSGSRRWRAGAAGLGAVGVIAGRSTARRAVNRRARLADPHHGEDFGVFEGDRTSVLTTPDGVDLKVREVGPSDARVTVVFAHGFCNSMRAYHFQRRDMTEVWGDQVRMVFYDQRGHGESTAGRPRDYTIEQLGRDLETVLTVLAPRGEVVLVGHSMGGMTVLSHARQYPDRYGRNIVGAAIISSAAEGISRSPLGEILQNPALEAARFTARYVPGLVHRGRGLARSILAPVLQAASFGDEAVSPTVVRYTEDMTHTTPVPTMVGFLHALGVHNETAGLIALARIPTLIACGTADVLTTPEHSEDMASMLPKAELLLVDGAGHMVQLEQPEIVNEALERLVARVGRKKLTVLAERLRFSEVRIATRPRRWVRRWRR
- the tsaB gene encoding tRNA (adenosine(37)-N6)-threonylcarbamoyltransferase complex dimerization subunit type 1 TsaB: MSRIVLALDTATPAVTAGVVRMDEDSRELLAQRITVDPRAHAEQLTPNVLAALDDAGLSMGDLDAVVVGCGPGPFTGLRVGMATGAAFAQALGRPVRGVCSLDGIGVGTAGEVLVVTDARRREVYWARYRDGVRTDGPAVGAAADVPRDDVVAVAGPTAVAESFGLPVLGIEYPSVLGLVAAVRDWESEPEPLTPLYLRRPDAKTLAERGLA
- a CDS encoding glutamate decarboxylase, with product MPNVSRHPTVTPAYTGRMSTSPIPALRLPDESLEPQVAYRFIHDELMLDGSSRLNLATFVTTWMDPEADRLMSETFDKNMIDKDEYPITAAIEQRCVCMVADLFHAEDLRDDDPSTGIGASTIGSSEAVMLAGLALKWRWRARIEAKHGKDAWKTRTPNLVMGSNVQVVWEKFARYFDVEPRYLPMAEDRYTITPEQVVDAVDEDTIGVVAILGTTYTGELEPVEEICAALDKLAASEPDRDVPVHVDAASGGFVVPFLNPDLVWDFRLPRVASINVSGHKYGLTYPGIGFVVWRNAAALPEELVFRVNYLGGDMPTFTLNFSRPGNQVVGQYYNFLRLGRDGYAQVMRALSETAQWLSHRLAGSGRFEVITDGSVLPVLAFKLIGDPGFTVFDISAGLREYGWQVPAYTMPADATDLAVLRIVVREGFSANLARAMYEDLEAVLAKLDRLKPGGFAVEEHFAH